The following are from one region of the Paenibacillus sp. JZ16 genome:
- a CDS encoding non-ribosomal peptide synthetase family protein has product MNTTLMIEQGKEYWLNELQLPLPGFYLYTDGPAHLQQQELDRTTLKLHIETGKIKRFRDSYDLKAWMLTSYVVFLYRMTHDTDLLIGVNNEKGNLLPLRVNLSGSDSFAQIYEHISAKMEHIEVSSYSLEDIEGFTGQPLPLQTIYGHNGNGYAYSSSWLNWMVQEEKKDEWTLYVSYARPLYREETIEKFSRHFEQLANAALEHMDVPVSRLPMLTEEDKNAYSILNDTKKELPKDPTIVSMLASIVERFPKRIALSTGHEQVSYEQLDRLSNQVSHMLIDKGLRKGQFVSIFMKRGLDTIVSMLGVLKAGGAYIPLDPSHPDERNAYIIEDTESAIILTHQDFTAKLDGLLAGFQPKPEYFCLDEQFLSYSEEACGVRVEGDDLAYIIYTSGSTGKPKGALIAHQGVVNLALANQENLQMSEQDIILQYSTFSFDASVYDIFGSLACGSRLHLLTDEQRFSIDAFTEAVAETKATRVAILPTVFFNQLAAYLPVEDTHKYRNIKTIVVGGEALAGETVRMFQKKLQIPIVNLYGPTETTVVATGHVVDYPVPDDLATVYIGTPFANYELYIVNEHNELCPTCVTGELLICSVGVAKGYLNQPEKTKEAFILDPITPESGKQYYRSGDLVRLLPNGQVEYRGRKDSQVKIRGFRIEIGEIEDNLAKHEQVKDIAVIPRMDEDGTKMLAAFYTTHNGQAASAKDLVQFLSQKVPGYMVPKYMCFVEEMPLSPTGKIDRKKLAMYELSMEMEEDDSHYEAPVNDIQRDVAAAWEQALGQTKIGIHDDFFDIGGYSLKILEILVLLKPQYPQLKINDFFVYPTIAKLAERVEEMGQVTIPADQLEDRDLPIQDLAEYPISFPINDGSEQPIYHQQHILLTGATGYLGSHLLYELLKQSTATVYCLVRPTKQMEPYARLEQIMTGYFGEEVKSRMDKRVIAIQGDLEQEYLGLGAEDLAMIEARIDSIIHCGAEVKHFGDSDYFARVNVESTDRLLTLAQRRPHIRFHFISTLGIPEDLALGGQWDAIVAGTGYEESSIENVYTNSKLEAEKLVIKAGADRGIPSSVYRVGNLSCNSENGIFQKNIDNNAFYRMLKAMLLLKKAPGVRWEVDITPINYAGEAITALLLQQETVGRVFHICNPVAIPYEEMVEHFKAFGYDISVMDWKEYEAWLLDPQQPKDKEGLELAMAQFEGDGAKNSIYRYTCPQTSEFLKHTGVKCALPDKLLFEKMIEYAAGIGYFVKPE; this is encoded by the coding sequence TTGAATACAACATTGATGATCGAACAAGGCAAAGAATATTGGTTGAATGAACTGCAGCTACCTTTACCGGGATTCTATCTGTACACCGATGGTCCAGCGCATCTTCAGCAGCAAGAGCTTGATCGCACGACGTTGAAGCTTCATATCGAAACCGGTAAAATCAAGCGGTTCCGCGATTCATATGACTTGAAGGCGTGGATGCTCACAAGCTATGTGGTGTTTCTATACCGAATGACTCACGATACCGATTTACTGATCGGCGTGAACAATGAGAAGGGCAATCTCCTTCCGTTGAGAGTTAACTTAAGCGGCAGCGATTCATTCGCACAGATCTATGAGCACATTTCCGCCAAAATGGAGCACATAGAAGTAAGCAGCTATTCGCTTGAGGATATAGAAGGATTCACCGGTCAGCCGCTCCCGCTCCAAACGATCTATGGCCATAATGGGAATGGTTATGCTTATAGCTCCAGCTGGCTGAACTGGATGGTTCAGGAGGAGAAGAAGGACGAATGGACGCTCTATGTATCCTATGCACGACCATTGTATCGAGAAGAAACGATCGAAAAATTTAGCAGGCATTTTGAACAGCTTGCAAATGCGGCTCTTGAACATATGGATGTTCCGGTTAGCCGTTTGCCTATGCTGACAGAAGAGGATAAGAACGCGTACTCGATACTCAATGACACGAAGAAAGAGCTCCCGAAGGATCCTACCATTGTGTCGATGCTTGCTTCCATTGTGGAGAGATTTCCTAAGCGAATCGCGCTATCGACAGGTCATGAGCAAGTATCTTATGAGCAGCTTGACCGGTTGTCAAACCAAGTTTCACATATGCTTATAGACAAGGGACTGCGTAAAGGCCAATTCGTCTCGATATTTATGAAGAGGGGCCTGGATACAATTGTCAGTATGCTCGGTGTGCTCAAGGCCGGCGGAGCCTATATCCCGCTGGATCCATCACATCCAGATGAAAGAAATGCTTATATTATCGAGGATACCGAATCGGCGATCATTCTGACGCATCAGGACTTCACAGCCAAGCTGGATGGACTCCTGGCTGGTTTTCAACCGAAGCCAGAGTACTTCTGTCTGGATGAACAATTCCTTTCGTACTCGGAGGAAGCCTGTGGCGTCCGCGTTGAAGGCGATGATTTGGCATATATCATCTATACCTCCGGTTCGACGGGCAAACCGAAAGGGGCCTTAATCGCTCATCAAGGCGTCGTGAACTTGGCACTGGCCAATCAAGAGAATTTACAGATGAGTGAACAGGATATCATTCTTCAATATTCCACATTCAGCTTTGATGCTTCCGTATACGATATATTCGGATCGTTGGCTTGCGGTTCACGACTGCATCTTCTTACCGATGAACAGCGTTTCTCCATAGATGCCTTTACGGAGGCCGTAGCAGAAACCAAGGCAACTCGTGTCGCCATATTGCCTACGGTGTTTTTTAATCAATTGGCAGCGTATTTGCCTGTGGAAGACACACATAAATACCGGAATATCAAGACGATCGTCGTCGGAGGGGAAGCGCTGGCCGGAGAAACCGTTCGGATGTTCCAGAAAAAGCTGCAGATTCCAATCGTGAATCTATACGGCCCAACGGAAACGACGGTTGTAGCAACAGGGCATGTCGTGGATTATCCGGTTCCGGACGATCTGGCCACCGTGTATATCGGAACGCCTTTTGCCAACTATGAATTATATATTGTGAATGAACATAATGAGTTATGTCCAACTTGCGTAACCGGAGAGCTGCTGATCTGCTCGGTCGGCGTAGCCAAAGGCTATCTGAATCAGCCTGAGAAAACAAAAGAAGCCTTCATTCTGGATCCGATAACACCGGAATCCGGAAAACAATACTACCGTTCCGGAGACTTGGTTCGTCTGCTGCCGAACGGACAAGTGGAATACCGGGGACGTAAAGATTCACAGGTGAAGATCAGAGGCTTCCGGATCGAGATTGGGGAGATCGAAGACAATCTGGCGAAGCATGAACAAGTAAAGGATATCGCGGTTATTCCGAGAATGGACGAGGACGGAACCAAAATGCTAGCGGCATTCTATACAACCCATAATGGACAAGCAGCTTCTGCTAAGGATTTGGTGCAATTTTTAAGTCAGAAAGTACCTGGTTACATGGTTCCTAAATACATGTGTTTCGTGGAAGAAATGCCGCTATCCCCGACCGGTAAGATCGACCGTAAGAAGCTGGCAATGTACGAATTGTCGATGGAGATGGAAGAGGATGACTCCCACTACGAGGCACCGGTTAACGATATTCAGCGGGATGTTGCTGCGGCTTGGGAACAAGCACTTGGACAAACCAAGATCGGCATCCACGACGATTTCTTTGATATCGGCGGGTATTCTCTGAAAATACTGGAGATTCTGGTGCTCCTTAAGCCGCAGTATCCACAGTTGAAGATCAATGATTTCTTTGTGTATCCGACGATTGCAAAATTAGCGGAGCGAGTAGAGGAAATGGGGCAAGTAACCATCCCAGCCGATCAATTAGAAGATAGGGATCTTCCTATTCAGGATTTGGCTGAGTATCCGATCTCTTTCCCGATCAACGATGGTTCGGAACAACCCATCTATCACCAGCAGCATATTTTGCTGACAGGCGCCACGGGATATTTGGGGTCACATCTGCTGTATGAACTGCTCAAACAATCGACCGCTACCGTATACTGTCTGGTTCGACCAACAAAGCAGATGGAACCCTATGCCCGCCTTGAGCAGATCATGACCGGATATTTTGGCGAAGAGGTCAAGTCTCGAATGGACAAAAGGGTGATTGCGATTCAGGGCGACTTGGAGCAGGAATATCTCGGGCTCGGAGCTGAAGACCTTGCCATGATTGAAGCACGCATCGATTCCATCATTCATTGCGGAGCCGAAGTGAAGCACTTTGGCGATTCCGACTATTTTGCTAGAGTCAATGTGGAGAGTACGGACCGTTTGTTGACTTTGGCTCAGAGAAGACCGCATATCCGCTTTCACTTTATTTCTACGCTTGGGATCCCTGAAGATTTGGCACTGGGCGGTCAGTGGGATGCCATCGTTGCCGGAACGGGATATGAAGAGTCGTCCATTGAGAATGTCTATACGAACAGCAAGCTGGAGGCAGAGAAGCTGGTCATTAAAGCCGGTGCAGATCGAGGCATTCCATCATCGGTTTATCGCGTGGGGAATTTGTCCTGTAACTCGGAGAATGGAATTTTCCAGAAAAACATCGATAACAACGCGTTTTACCGCATGCTGAAAGCGATGCTGCTGTTGAAGAAAGCGCCCGGTGTGAGATGGGAAGTAGATATTACGCCGATTAACTATGCCGGGGAAGCCATTACCGCACTGCTGCTTCAGCAGGAAACGGTCGGGCGGGTGTTCCATATCTGCAACCCGGTTGCCATTCCTTATGAGGAGATGGTGGAGCATTTCAAAGCCTTTGGATATGACATTTCGGTGATGGACTGGAAGGAATACGAAGCATGGTTATTGGATCCTCAGCAGCCGAAGGATAAGGAAGGCCTTGAGCTGGCGATGGCGCAATTCGAAGGCGACGGAGCCAAGAATTCCATCTACCGGTATACTTGTCCGCAAACCTCGGAATTCCTCAAGCACACAGGGGTAAAATGCGCTTTACCGGACAAGCTGTTATTCGAAAAAATGATTGAATATGCCGCTGGTATTGGATATTTCGTGAAGCCGGAGTAA
- a CDS encoding serine/threonine protein kinase has translation MNHEHWKQAETALVCMDVFKNGENDPVTIEGESDDLRCIGIGTDAAVFVYEPLPAYAFKLYAAEAQPKKEAEIKVYQELVGSPYFPVFYGAGERYVAISHESGFTLYDCLLYGMPVPRQVIDDVEAARSFVRSKGLNPRDIHLKNVLLQEGRGKVLDVSEYIQEGNDKRWEHLVWAYDNVYPLLEGKKLPLWVLEAVKNGYYRLDPSSVNMQEFADRIGRLFFRK, from the coding sequence ATGAATCACGAACATTGGAAGCAGGCAGAAACCGCACTGGTTTGCATGGATGTTTTCAAGAATGGAGAGAACGACCCTGTAACGATTGAAGGCGAATCGGATGACCTGCGCTGCATCGGAATCGGTACGGATGCTGCAGTATTCGTATACGAACCTTTGCCGGCTTATGCGTTTAAACTGTATGCTGCGGAGGCGCAGCCTAAGAAGGAAGCGGAGATTAAGGTCTATCAAGAGTTGGTAGGCAGCCCCTATTTTCCTGTATTTTATGGAGCAGGTGAGCGTTACGTGGCGATCAGCCATGAATCCGGATTCACTCTGTACGACTGTCTGCTCTATGGTATGCCCGTTCCGAGGCAGGTCATCGATGATGTTGAAGCAGCACGCTCCTTTGTGCGCAGCAAGGGCTTAAACCCGCGGGATATTCATTTGAAGAATGTACTGCTGCAGGAAGGGAGAGGGAAGGTACTCGATGTATCGGAGTATATTCAGGAGGGAAACGACAAGCGATGGGAGCATCTCGTGTGGGCTTACGACAACGTATATCCGCTCCTTGAGGGCAAGAAGTTACCGCTCTGGGTATTGGAGGCCGTGAAGAACGGATATTACCGTTTAGACCCATCCAGTGTGAATATGCAGGAATTTGCAGACCGGATTGGACGACTGTTCTTCAGAAAATAG
- the glsA gene encoding glutaminase A yields the protein MRPTEIEAIRQQLPGWLEASLPCVSRGRVAAYIPELSKAPHAALGITLLNTMGESVTAGDCGLRFTMQSISKVFTLILALMDNGEDAVFSKVGMEPTGDNFNSMLKLELVRPGIPFNPMINAGAITVSSLIHGGSPSEKSDRILQFLQELSGNAGLEYDLGVYRSESETGNLNRSIAFFLKENGVLCGDVEEVLEVYFRHCSIAVNCADLARMALVLACSGTDPLTGNTLIPRRYVQIARTFMTTCGMYNASGEFAIQVGLPAKSGVSGGILTFVPGRYGIGVLGPALNDKGNSYAGVHLLQTISQEMNWSIF from the coding sequence ATGAGGCCAACCGAAATCGAAGCCATCCGACAGCAGCTTCCCGGCTGGCTGGAAGCCAGCTTGCCATGTGTCAGCAGAGGCAGAGTCGCCGCCTACATCCCCGAGCTGTCGAAAGCTCCGCATGCTGCTCTGGGCATCACCCTTCTGAACACCATGGGTGAATCCGTCACAGCCGGGGACTGCGGGCTGCGCTTTACGATGCAGAGCATCTCCAAAGTGTTTACGTTAATATTAGCCCTGATGGACAATGGAGAGGATGCCGTCTTCAGCAAGGTTGGCATGGAGCCGACCGGAGACAACTTCAATTCCATGCTGAAGCTGGAGTTAGTAAGGCCCGGCATTCCCTTCAATCCGATGATTAACGCAGGCGCGATTACCGTTTCTTCCTTAATTCACGGAGGCAGCCCGAGCGAGAAATCCGACCGAATTCTTCAGTTTCTTCAAGAGCTATCCGGCAACGCTGGCTTGGAATATGACTTGGGCGTTTACCGTTCAGAATCGGAAACCGGGAATCTGAATCGTTCCATAGCATTCTTTTTGAAGGAAAACGGGGTTCTATGCGGAGATGTTGAAGAGGTGTTAGAGGTGTATTTTCGGCACTGCTCAATCGCTGTGAATTGCGCCGATCTAGCCAGAATGGCATTAGTGCTGGCTTGCAGCGGTACGGATCCGCTTACCGGCAACACGCTCATACCTAGAAGGTATGTTCAAATCGCCAGGACGTTTATGACGACGTGCGGCATGTACAACGCATCAGGAGAATTCGCTATTCAGGTAGGGTTGCCCGCCAAGAGCGGCGTTTCAGGGGGCATTTTAACTTTTGTGCCCGGACGTTATGGAATCGGTGTGCTGGGCCCAGCACTGAATGACAAGGGCAACAGCTATGCCGGCGTGCATTTGCTGCAGACCATATCCCAAGAGATGAACTGGAGTATCTTCTAA
- a CDS encoding ABC transporter ATP-binding protein, producing the protein MTTILQAKHVEKTFGNQGNQYTALHDINLEIQEGEFVGIMGPSGAGKSTLLNIFSTIDAPTAGDITIAGQHIVSMNEEQLSDFRRNQLGFIFQDYNLLDTLTVKENILLPLALSKVPADEIEKRVNAIADTFGIRDILNKYPYHISGGQKQRTAASRAIVANPSLILADEPTGALDSKSATSLLQSLKKLNEIDRSTIMMVTHDAYAASYCKRVIFIKDGQLYQELHREDQLRKVFFEQILEVLAALGGEHDDTV; encoded by the coding sequence ATGACAACCATATTACAAGCAAAACATGTAGAAAAAACATTCGGTAATCAAGGGAATCAATATACGGCATTGCACGATATCAATCTTGAAATTCAGGAAGGCGAGTTTGTCGGCATCATGGGACCATCCGGGGCAGGCAAATCCACGCTGCTGAATATTTTCTCGACGATTGATGCACCGACGGCAGGCGATATTACCATTGCCGGACAGCATATCGTGTCGATGAACGAGGAGCAGCTATCGGATTTTCGCCGGAATCAGCTCGGCTTTATATTTCAGGACTACAACCTACTGGACACACTCACGGTCAAAGAAAATATTTTGCTTCCACTGGCGTTGTCCAAGGTGCCTGCAGACGAGATTGAGAAACGGGTTAACGCGATTGCTGATACGTTCGGCATTCGCGATATCTTGAACAAATATCCTTATCACATCTCAGGTGGTCAGAAGCAGCGTACCGCGGCCTCGCGCGCCATTGTGGCCAATCCAAGCCTCATATTGGCGGATGAACCGACAGGGGCGCTGGATTCCAAGTCGGCAACCAGCCTGCTGCAAAGCTTAAAGAAACTAAATGAGATCGATCGTTCCACCATCATGATGGTCACTCACGATGCTTATGCTGCGAGCTACTGCAAACGTGTCATTTTTATAAAAGACGGACAGCTTTACCAGGAGCTTCATAGAGAAGACCAACTTCGCAAGGTGTTTTTTGAACAGATTCTGGAGGTACTGGCTGCACTTGGGGGTGAGCATGATGACACTGTTTAG
- a CDS encoding ABC transporter permease has product MTLFSIARKNIRKNFTNYFLYFASMIFSIVIYFTFVSLKYDTAIQSATEGSTKISSAFSGAAVVLIIFVAIFIWYSNSFFTRKRKKEVGLYSLLGVRKKQIGRMLFYENFLMGVLALLAGMVLGSVLTRFFVSLLMKVMGYDAVSNFSISPAAIINTTIVFMIITLITSLQGYRLIYRFKLIELFHADQEGERKPKASWLTAILSLVLIGTGYWLALQNLLESKAWAAMGFMLTPLVILMTVIIGTYLLFSTLTVTLLKLSRNNKNRFWNGMNMIGVSQLLYRIKGNARTLTIIAVLSATTLTAVGTAYSFYYSNASSAQQANPNSMMWISHDSSVTKRADERIDSAAHHELLYHVSVPVLEVDADVRGLNDVFSHDTQTYSIISEHDFNELAKVQGRKDTLILSGEEAVALDPAYYEGISPTYVGSTVTLNPDKQEQQITFKELKKFSVLNMGTVYSTVVVSDELYTQLQKQNNTILLEAYGISNQDKAKQLTEDLEGILPESASFASYYHNYARGMESSGLLIFMGGFLGLVFLTATGSIIYFKQLTEANSDKARYQILYKIGVNRREVKKSIAQQVLFIFALPLAAGIAHCAVALSALSKLLHMNLVIPVVICMAVYTCVYLIYYVVTVRSYYKIVTKTK; this is encoded by the coding sequence ATGACACTGTTTAGCATAGCCAGGAAAAATATCCGTAAAAATTTCACCAATTACTTTTTGTACTTTGCTTCGATGATTTTTAGTATCGTCATTTACTTTACTTTTGTTTCATTAAAATATGATACTGCCATTCAGTCCGCAACGGAGGGATCGACAAAAATAAGTTCAGCCTTTAGCGGTGCCGCCGTCGTGCTGATCATCTTCGTGGCTATATTCATTTGGTATTCCAATTCCTTCTTTACCCGCAAGCGCAAGAAAGAAGTCGGATTGTATTCATTGCTCGGTGTTCGGAAGAAACAAATCGGCCGGATGTTATTTTATGAAAACTTTCTGATGGGTGTGCTGGCTCTACTAGCCGGGATGGTTCTAGGCTCCGTGCTGACGAGATTCTTTGTATCCCTGTTAATGAAGGTTATGGGATATGATGCGGTGTCGAATTTCTCGATATCGCCTGCGGCCATCATCAATACCACCATCGTATTTATGATTATTACGCTTATCACATCGCTGCAGGGTTACCGATTGATCTACCGGTTCAAATTGATTGAATTGTTTCATGCGGATCAGGAGGGAGAACGGAAACCGAAGGCCTCATGGCTCACCGCTATATTGTCTCTGGTGCTCATAGGCACCGGATATTGGCTTGCTCTGCAAAATCTGCTGGAATCCAAGGCTTGGGCGGCGATGGGATTCATGTTAACGCCGCTTGTCATCCTGATGACCGTGATTATCGGAACGTATCTGCTGTTCAGTACCCTGACCGTTACGTTGTTGAAATTGTCCAGAAACAACAAGAACAGATTCTGGAACGGGATGAACATGATTGGTGTCTCACAGCTTCTATATCGAATCAAAGGCAACGCGCGAACGCTCACCATCATTGCCGTACTTAGCGCGACAACACTTACCGCTGTTGGGACGGCTTACAGCTTTTATTACAGCAATGCAAGCAGCGCCCAGCAAGCGAACCCGAATAGCATGATGTGGATCTCCCATGACAGCAGCGTGACCAAACGCGCAGACGAGCGGATCGACTCAGCTGCGCATCATGAGCTGTTATATCATGTGTCCGTCCCTGTCCTTGAAGTGGATGCTGATGTCAGAGGGCTGAACGATGTTTTTTCGCATGATACCCAAACATACAGCATCATCTCCGAGCATGATTTTAACGAGCTGGCGAAGGTGCAGGGCCGCAAAGATACCCTTATTTTAAGCGGAGAAGAGGCCGTTGCCTTGGACCCGGCCTATTACGAAGGAATTTCACCGACGTATGTGGGTTCTACGGTCACGCTTAACCCGGACAAGCAGGAGCAGCAAATTACCTTTAAGGAATTGAAGAAATTCAGCGTGCTGAATATGGGGACCGTCTATTCTACAGTGGTCGTAAGCGACGAACTGTATACGCAATTGCAGAAACAGAACAACACGATTTTGCTGGAGGCTTATGGCATTTCGAATCAAGATAAAGCGAAGCAGTTAACGGAGGATCTAGAAGGCATCTTACCGGAAAGCGCCTCATTCGCCAGCTATTATCATAATTATGCGAGAGGTATGGAATCGTCAGGCCTGTTGATTTTTATGGGAGGATTCCTGGGACTTGTGTTCCTTACGGCTACAGGCAGCATCATTTATTTCAAGCAATTGACAGAGGCCAATTCGGACAAAGCAAGATATCAGATATTATACAAAATCGGGGTAAATCGGCGTGAGGTTAAAAAGAGCATTGCCCAGCAAGTGCTGTTCATCTTTGCTTTGCCGCTCGCTGCAGGCATTGCACACTGCGCTGTCGCACTATCTGCGTTGTCTAAGCTTCTGCATATGAATCTTGTGATTCCGGTCGTGATCTGTATGGCCGTTTATACCTGTGTTTATTTGATCTATTACGTTGTTACCGTTAGGTCCTACTATAAAATCGTAACCAAAACAAAATAA
- a CDS encoding YxeA family protein, producing MKKTLIFGGILVAILIGFVVFIQNVNINRLGTESYYVQIQDGNRVEDKADNGEKYIYYEYNLEGFDKEGSAKTLTFRANKELRKEAYLRLYVKEKGVSSYQEVQANEIPEKAKMKLETLEK from the coding sequence ATGAAAAAAACGTTGATCTTCGGCGGCATTCTTGTCGCCATCCTCATTGGATTTGTTGTATTCATTCAAAATGTAAACATCAATCGCCTCGGAACAGAATCATATTATGTGCAAATCCAAGATGGAAACCGAGTGGAAGACAAAGCGGATAACGGAGAGAAATACATCTACTACGAGTACAACCTGGAGGGGTTCGACAAAGAAGGGAGCGCGAAGACGTTAACCTTTAGGGCAAATAAAGAGCTGCGAAAGGAAGCGTACTTGCGTTTATATGTTAAAGAAAAGGGAGTCAGTTCCTATCAAGAGGTACAGGCAAACGAAATTCCGGAAAAAGCCAAGATGAAGCTTGAAACGTTAGAAAAATAA
- a CDS encoding M1 family metallopeptidase, translated as MTHLKEKTTSLSKKAIISSLVLTLTACPLISAGHAVAKAVSPTTISQVSASVEAHAPIQYHIQARLNEKNMTMQGSSMVTYRNTSQDTLNQLVFHTFADANRSKSTQTSMFKRSNEEISKNHPEKKPEDFLGGIDIQGVNANSQALEFHNKDQALIIQLKEPLQPGATITVHMDFSLNIPYGSQRLSYYQDIVNGAHWFPVMSVYDEEKHQWNTTPYSPTFETDYYTSADYEVEFNVPDDYQVAMPGTITTRNDVEPGRKVVSAVSNNTREFVFFASPNFKVDSVTRDGLTIEYFYFDNEPGKKQVIDRYIDQAFKAIEFFGDKYGAYPYPEFRIVESYVEGVAIEYSRVIQMGQVDSQADPAQDTVFVHEIAHQWFHALIGNDSENESFLDEGFADFSKVYFAEKQGEKLNGFRSIQFDDSPLELAIASSNDEVGDMASPVYYDKGRQAIYQLYRSVGEEKFDQFMREYFKRYVHKNATIEGLLQTIEDVLGEEARNEMATALYEPGFVLKPEYQLSEEEKTAYMHDQFQLLYQTSLNQIPDLPYETMSRIMEKALQGEPLSIVLSDQVSSPARKQQEAMVNQLTMLFDISGVKYDVIRDRQVLKKKLKKELGTSNLIVIGNGKSNGVIQALKSGIIERANKMGFAWKDTMNQPGASGAYAIKHPFNHNRLMLHYFWNGDHVTDAALETYMAKMQESLGFTSAFYHYYVLDKNGKMVLDKLEGNPLSKFFAEE; from the coding sequence GTGACTCATCTAAAAGAAAAAACGACGAGCCTATCGAAGAAGGCTATCATTAGCTCACTTGTTTTGACATTGACTGCATGCCCGCTCATCAGCGCGGGTCATGCAGTGGCAAAAGCCGTTTCCCCGACTACAATTTCACAAGTCTCTGCGAGCGTTGAAGCGCATGCGCCGATTCAATATCATATTCAGGCGAGACTGAACGAGAAGAACATGACGATGCAGGGAAGCAGCATGGTTACCTATCGTAACACGAGTCAGGATACGTTGAATCAGCTGGTATTCCATACCTTTGCCGATGCCAACCGTTCGAAATCGACGCAGACGTCCATGTTTAAACGATCGAACGAAGAAATCAGCAAGAACCATCCGGAGAAGAAGCCCGAAGATTTTCTCGGAGGTATTGATATTCAAGGAGTGAACGCTAACAGCCAAGCTCTCGAGTTTCACAACAAAGATCAGGCTTTGATTATTCAATTGAAGGAGCCCTTACAACCGGGAGCAACAATAACGGTACATATGGACTTCTCTCTGAACATTCCGTATGGTTCGCAGCGCTTATCGTATTACCAGGATATTGTGAATGGCGCTCACTGGTTTCCGGTCATGTCGGTCTATGATGAAGAGAAGCATCAATGGAACACAACCCCTTACAGTCCAACGTTCGAAACCGATTATTATACTTCCGCAGACTATGAAGTAGAGTTCAACGTTCCCGACGATTATCAGGTGGCGATGCCAGGCACGATAACGACACGGAATGACGTGGAACCTGGCCGTAAGGTTGTTTCCGCTGTTTCCAACAATACAAGGGAATTCGTATTTTTTGCCAGTCCCAATTTCAAAGTGGACAGTGTTACCCGCGACGGCTTGACGATCGAATATTTTTATTTTGATAACGAACCCGGAAAGAAACAGGTTATTGATCGGTATATCGATCAGGCATTTAAAGCGATAGAATTTTTTGGTGATAAATACGGCGCTTATCCTTATCCGGAATTCCGAATCGTCGAGTCTTACGTGGAGGGCGTGGCTATCGAATATTCACGGGTCATTCAGATGGGACAGGTTGACAGCCAGGCCGATCCCGCGCAGGACACGGTATTCGTTCATGAAATTGCACATCAGTGGTTCCATGCTCTGATCGGGAACGATTCGGAGAACGAATCTTTCCTGGACGAAGGTTTTGCCGATTTTTCCAAGGTGTATTTTGCCGAGAAGCAGGGGGAAAAGCTGAACGGCTTTAGATCCATTCAATTTGACGATTCCCCGCTGGAACTTGCCATTGCGTCGAGCAATGACGAGGTGGGGGATATGGCTAGCCCGGTTTATTACGATAAAGGTCGCCAAGCGATTTACCAATTGTACCGGTCTGTTGGCGAAGAAAAGTTCGATCAGTTTATGAGGGAATATTTCAAACGCTATGTTCACAAAAATGCCACGATTGAGGGACTCCTCCAAACAATCGAAGACGTGCTGGGAGAAGAGGCCCGTAACGAAATGGCCACGGCTCTATACGAACCGGGCTTTGTACTTAAGCCTGAATACCAACTGTCAGAAGAAGAGAAAACAGCTTATATGCATGACCAGTTTCAATTGCTGTATCAAACATCCTTAAACCAAATTCCAGACTTGCCCTACGAAACGATGAGCCGCATCATGGAGAAGGCTCTCCAGGGAGAGCCGTTATCGATCGTTCTGAGTGATCAAGTAAGCAGTCCAGCACGCAAGCAGCAAGAAGCCATGGTGAACCAGCTCACGATGCTCTTTGATATCAGCGGAGTGAAATATGACGTTATTCGGGACCGCCAGGTATTGAAAAAGAAATTAAAGAAAGAACTGGGGACAAGCAATCTGATCGTGATTGGCAACGGTAAATCGAATGGGGTGATCCAGGCGCTGAAATCCGGTATCATCGAGCGGGCCAACAAAATGGGCTTTGCCTGGAAGGATACCATGAATCAACCAGGTGCTTCCGGAGCGTATGCGATCAAGCATCCATTCAATCATAATCGCCTAATGCTGCACTATTTCTGGAATGGAGATCATGTAACAGACGCAGCCTTGGAGACGTACATGGCAAAAAT